One window of Pyxicephalus adspersus chromosome 4, UCB_Pads_2.0, whole genome shotgun sequence genomic DNA carries:
- the SHLD1 gene encoding shieldin complex subunit 1 produces MNHPAASQSSECSSVLDLSCTYNISDSLLQPDPTPGTLEDDSSCALISSLSSSLNNTGYKTSLCEDDEKLKLKLEDNESCSSSSIVREQRNCTMTSLPKPETNEDIDDAQMRANLDAFYELSSLPANDAFSQRLTEKISELKQTNNLYALRSFQIAKIILQQEGTKVLQSCTNDNVFSSTGGATDIKPVPGISDDVVRFLMDRKPTKEGP; encoded by the exons ATGAATCACCCGGCAGCCAGCCAGTCTTCTGAATGTAGCAGTGTGTTAGACCTCTCCTGCACATATAATATATCCGACAGTCTTCTTCAGCCAGACCCTACTCCAGGAACATTGGAGGACGATTCCAGCTGTGCCTTAATCTCTTCATTATCATCTTCACTAAACAACACCG gtTACAAAACAAGCCTTTGTGAAGACGatgaaaaactaaaactaaaactagAAGATAATGAAAGCTGCAGCAGTTCTTCCATTGTTAGAGAACAAAGGAACTGCACCATGACCTCTTTACCCAAACCAGAAACCAATGAAGACATTGATGATGCCCAAATGCGGGCTAATTTAGATGCATTTTATGAACTAAGCTCCCTGCCTGCCAATGATGCATTTTCTCAGCGCCTTACTGAAAAAATATCAGaattaaagcaaacaaataatttatatgcTTTACGCAGTTTTCAGATAGCAAAGATTATTCTGCAGCAGGAGGGGACCAAAGTTTTACAGAGCTGTACCAACGACAATGTCTTTTCTTCTACTGGAGGGGCCACCGATATAAAACCAGTGCCAGGGATTTCTGATGATGTGGTCAGATTTCTGATGGATAGGAAACCAACAAAAGAGGGACCATAA